A window from Flavobacterium sp. 83 encodes these proteins:
- a CDS encoding Abi family protein yields MFEKLPFTIQEQIERLQTRGLKITPEDKATHYLSHISYYRLGEYWYSMQSDKVNHIFKENSKFKDVIALYQFDGELKILLFDIIEKIEISLRTKLIYHLSHEFNPWWFQNFDLFIDSKALVKTLSSLEEELERSKEITIKNHFKNHKDDLRFPPAWKSLEQTSFGSLSKLYGNLKNTVHSKDVIAKEFGVVNHTFLPSWLQSIAQIRNYCAHHSRLWNKNLPGNPKLLPNPPFNWVEDVPKQNEKLYVHLCIMKYLLDRIQPENDFSERLNILFIKYPNVDSNAIGMKPNWNNENLWK; encoded by the coding sequence ATGTTCGAAAAATTACCTTTTACTATTCAAGAACAGATAGAAAGATTACAAACACGAGGCTTAAAAATCACTCCTGAAGATAAGGCAACACATTATTTATCTCATATAAGTTATTATCGGTTAGGTGAATATTGGTATTCGATGCAATCGGATAAAGTCAACCACATTTTTAAAGAAAATAGTAAATTTAAAGACGTAATTGCGCTTTATCAATTTGATGGAGAGCTAAAAATTTTGTTATTTGATATCATAGAAAAAATAGAAATAAGTTTAAGAACCAAGTTGATTTATCATCTTTCGCACGAATTCAATCCTTGGTGGTTTCAAAATTTCGATTTATTTATAGACAGTAAAGCTTTAGTAAAAACACTTTCAAGTCTAGAAGAAGAATTAGAACGAAGTAAAGAAATAACAATAAAAAATCATTTTAAAAACCATAAAGACGATTTGCGTTTTCCACCAGCTTGGAAGTCATTAGAGCAAACCAGTTTTGGATCGTTATCAAAATTATATGGTAATTTGAAGAATACAGTTCATTCTAAAGACGTAATTGCTAAAGAATTCGGGGTTGTTAATCACACTTTTTTGCCTAGTTGGCTACAATCCATTGCTCAAATTCGAAATTATTGCGCACATCATTCTAGATTATGGAATAAAAATTTACCAGGAAACCCTAAATTATTACCAAATCCACCATTTAATTGGGTTGAAGATGTGCCAAAACAGAACGAAAAACTGTACGTCCATCTTTGTATTATGAAATATTTATTAGATAGGATTCAACCTGAAAATGATTTCAGCGAAAGATTAAATATTCTTTTTATAAAATATCCAAACGTTGATTCAAATGCAATCGGGATGAAGCCGAATTGGAATAATGAAAATCTCTGGAAATAG
- a CDS encoding DUF4286 family protein, protein MIIYNVTTNIHESVHDQWMIWMQHKHIPEILATGKFSSARMVRVLIEEEMGGVTYSVQYTTDSKETLEKYYQEDAPAFREEGLKLFGDKMLAFRTELELISEH, encoded by the coding sequence ATGATAATATACAACGTTACCACAAACATACACGAAAGCGTTCATGACCAATGGATGATTTGGATGCAACACAAGCACATTCCGGAAATTTTGGCTACTGGAAAGTTTTCCTCGGCAAGAATGGTGCGGGTTTTAATTGAAGAGGAAATGGGAGGAGTGACTTATTCCGTACAATACACAACAGATAGTAAGGAAACTCTGGAGAAATATTATCAGGAAGATGCACCCGCTTTTCGCGAAGAAGGATTGAAATTGTTTGGAGACAAAATGCTGGCTTTTAGAACTGAGTTAGAATTGATTTCGGAACACTAG
- a CDS encoding tetratricopeptide repeat protein translates to MKKLFLYISLSFSLFAFAQNEQLAQYYYDKGDFEKARISYEELLENLPQNTQYFLRTIDCYQQLQQFSVAEKAILDRLDKYKQGNLLVELGYNYQLQKNDAKAKIYYEQALDRIKKNPNEVYGISNSFERKVLLEYALKSYQAATELEPNFNFNYQIGLLYGQLGNQEMMINTFLNEAYANPQNSIQIQNQLSRFMVDEGDANFSEILRKALIIRAQKNQDLFWNHYLSWFYTQQKEFEKAFIQEKAIYKRDPESLSNIVNLGQLAIEEDNPDAAKEILGFVLENTKDLELLIQANSYLMKMKIGKAKEKEYVAINTELEGLLKQFEISPFTLSLQLIQAHFVAFNLKKPEDGKAIIKKALELQLNDYDVAQAKMELADILLYEEKFNQALIYYSQIELDLKNDIVAHEASLKAAKTSYFKTDFIWALKQFKELKSANTQLIANDALEYFLLINDNTVADSTQTALKQFAKGDYLLYQNRNQEAIAQFQTILKNYKGQDPRATLEQAKQIEAVTLLRLGKIYEKLGDFTLALSQYQTIIDQHSDGIYIDEALYFSAEIYNKKLQQPEKAKPLYEKIIFSHKDSIYFVEARKKFRQLRGDTNL, encoded by the coding sequence ATGAAAAAACTTTTTCTTTATATCTCCTTGTCATTCTCGCTATTTGCTTTCGCCCAAAACGAACAATTGGCGCAGTATTATTATGACAAAGGCGATTTTGAAAAAGCCAGAATCAGTTATGAAGAGTTACTGGAAAACCTGCCACAAAACACACAGTATTTTTTAAGAACCATTGACTGTTACCAACAATTACAGCAATTTTCTGTTGCCGAAAAAGCAATACTGGACCGATTAGACAAATACAAGCAAGGGAATCTTCTGGTCGAATTGGGATACAATTATCAGTTGCAAAAAAATGATGCCAAAGCCAAAATTTACTACGAGCAAGCACTTGACAGAATCAAAAAGAACCCAAATGAAGTGTACGGTATTTCCAATTCTTTTGAGAGAAAGGTGTTGTTGGAATATGCCTTGAAATCCTATCAAGCGGCAACGGAATTAGAACCGAATTTCAATTTTAATTATCAAATAGGGTTGCTTTATGGGCAATTAGGCAATCAGGAAATGATGATTAATACTTTTCTGAATGAAGCCTATGCGAATCCTCAAAATTCGATACAGATTCAAAATCAGCTGTCTCGTTTTATGGTGGATGAGGGCGATGCCAATTTTAGCGAAATACTTCGAAAAGCATTAATTATAAGAGCTCAAAAAAACCAAGATCTTTTCTGGAATCATTATTTGAGTTGGTTTTATACCCAACAAAAAGAGTTCGAGAAAGCATTTATTCAGGAAAAAGCTATTTACAAGCGCGACCCGGAATCCCTTTCTAATATTGTGAATTTAGGACAACTCGCTATTGAAGAAGACAATCCCGATGCGGCCAAAGAAATTCTGGGTTTTGTATTGGAAAACACAAAAGATTTAGAACTGTTGATTCAAGCCAATTCCTATTTGATGAAAATGAAAATAGGGAAGGCTAAAGAAAAAGAATATGTTGCCATCAATACAGAATTAGAGGGTTTGTTGAAACAATTTGAAATAAGTCCTTTTACCTTATCTTTGCAGCTGATTCAGGCACATTTTGTAGCTTTTAATTTAAAAAAGCCGGAAGATGGAAAGGCAATAATCAAAAAAGCACTGGAGTTGCAATTGAATGATTATGATGTGGCTCAGGCCAAAATGGAATTGGCGGATATTTTGCTTTACGAAGAGAAATTCAATCAGGCTTTGATCTATTATTCACAGATAGAATTGGATTTGAAAAATGATATTGTGGCACATGAAGCGAGTTTGAAAGCCGCTAAAACGAGTTATTTCAAAACGGATTTTATTTGGGCTTTGAAACAATTCAAGGAATTAAAATCAGCGAATACACAATTGATTGCCAATGATGCTTTGGAATATTTTCTTTTAATAAATGACAATACCGTTGCCGATTCGACACAAACAGCTTTGAAACAGTTTGCCAAAGGAGATTATCTTTTATATCAAAACAGAAATCAGGAAGCAATAGCGCAGTTTCAAACGATATTGAAAAACTATAAAGGGCAGGACCCGAGAGCTACGCTCGAACAGGCGAAGCAAATAGAGGCGGTGACATTATTGCGTTTGGGTAAAATTTATGAAAAATTAGGTGATTTTACTTTGGCTTTAAGCCAATATCAAACTATTATAGACCAGCACAGTGACGGCATTTATATTGATGAAGCTTTATACTTCTCAGCAGAAATTTATAACAAAAAATTGCAACAGCCCGAAAAGGCAAAACCATTATACGAAAAGATAATTTTCAGTCACAAAGACAGTATTTATTTTGTGGAAGCCAGAAAGAAATTCAGGCAATTGCGAGGGGATACTAATTTATAA
- the serS gene encoding serine--tRNA ligase produces MLQIAFIRENQEKVITALAKRNIDATSVVEEVVQLDEKRRATQVELDNILSESNKLSKDIGELMKSGEKAKAAILKEKTVLNKEKSKVLAEKADALAAELLEKLYTLPNLPADIVPVGKTPEENLNVFEEGEIPVLHEGAQPHWELVKKYDIIDFELGVKITGAGFPVYKGKGARLQRALINYFLDKNTAAGYNEVQVPHMVNEASAYGTGQLPDKEGQMYHDKTDDLYLIPTAEVPVTNLFRDVILNENELPVLTTAYTPCFRREAGSYGAHVRGLNRLHQFDKVEIVRVEHPDKSYEALDGMVEHVKSILQELKLPYRILRLCGGDMGFTSALTYDFEVFSTAQDRWLEISSVSNFETFQANRLKLRFKDKDGKNQLAHTLNGSSLALPRVLAGILENYQTPEGIVIPEVLRPYCGFDIID; encoded by the coding sequence ATGTTACAAATCGCATTTATTAGAGAGAATCAAGAAAAAGTAATCACCGCTTTGGCAAAGAGAAACATCGATGCTACAAGTGTTGTTGAAGAAGTGGTACAACTGGACGAAAAACGTCGCGCTACGCAAGTGGAGTTAGACAACATTTTATCCGAATCTAATAAATTATCCAAAGATATTGGCGAATTGATGAAAAGCGGAGAGAAAGCGAAAGCCGCAATACTAAAAGAAAAAACTGTTTTAAACAAAGAGAAAAGCAAAGTTTTAGCAGAAAAAGCCGATGCACTTGCCGCAGAACTTTTAGAGAAATTATATACGTTACCCAATCTTCCAGCTGATATTGTTCCTGTTGGGAAAACGCCGGAGGAAAACCTAAACGTTTTTGAAGAAGGGGAAATTCCAGTTTTGCATGAAGGAGCACAACCGCATTGGGAATTGGTAAAAAAATACGACATCATCGATTTTGAATTGGGTGTAAAAATCACTGGCGCAGGATTTCCTGTTTATAAAGGAAAAGGAGCACGATTACAACGTGCCTTGATTAATTATTTCTTGGATAAAAATACGGCTGCCGGTTATAATGAAGTTCAGGTTCCGCATATGGTGAATGAAGCATCAGCTTATGGAACGGGACAATTACCTGACAAAGAAGGGCAAATGTACCATGACAAAACCGATGACTTATACTTAATCCCAACAGCGGAGGTTCCGGTAACGAATTTGTTTCGTGATGTAATCCTTAACGAAAATGAATTACCAGTTTTAACAACGGCTTACACGCCTTGTTTCCGTCGTGAAGCAGGTTCTTATGGTGCGCACGTACGTGGATTAAACCGTTTGCATCAATTTGACAAAGTGGAAATTGTACGTGTAGAACATCCAGATAAATCATACGAAGCTTTGGACGGAATGGTCGAACACGTTAAAAGTATTCTTCAGGAATTGAAATTACCATACAGAATTTTGCGCCTTTGTGGCGGTGATATGGGTTTTACTTCAGCTTTGACGTATGATTTCGAAGTTTTTTCTACTGCGCAAGATCGTTGGTTAGAAATTAGTTCGGTTTCTAATTTTGAGACTTTTCAAGCAAATCGTTTGAAATTACGTTTCAAAGACAAAGACGGGAAAAACCAATTGGCTCATACTTTAAACGGAAGTTCATTGGCTTTACCAAGAGTATTGGCTGGAATTTTAGAAAATTACCAAACTCCGGAAGGAATCGTAATCCCAGAAGTTTTGCGTCCGTATTGCGGGTTTGATATTATAGATTAA
- a CDS encoding DUF4375 domain-containing protein: MEFGRIIISETAMNSENLQDVIHSNISVINLMREEGVSDDLIHEDAIMSYYLDYYTSQYTEGNFAQFVYNSGWDKELNELIEEGLALIGAEKHLELFQQQSKKVKLMSSVKLNKFLKGKLEGVNPIRDLLNNDTFFEIEENLITLNADFLKTHPDFEVLSVDDMFATLEEFVGHEIKRD, encoded by the coding sequence ATGGAATTCGGTAGAATAATTATTTCAGAAACGGCAATGAACAGTGAAAATCTCCAAGATGTAATTCACTCTAATATTTCGGTAATCAACTTAATGCGTGAGGAAGGTGTAAGCGATGATTTGATTCACGAAGATGCTATAATGAGTTATTATTTAGATTATTATACGTCACAATATACCGAGGGAAATTTTGCTCAATTTGTATATAATTCGGGTTGGGACAAAGAGCTAAACGAATTGATAGAAGAAGGTTTGGCATTGATTGGAGCCGAAAAGCATTTGGAATTGTTCCAACAACAATCCAAAAAAGTAAAATTAATGAGCAGTGTCAAGCTGAATAAATTCCTGAAAGGGAAATTGGAAGGTGTAAATCCTATCCGAGATTTGCTTAACAACGACACTTTTTTCGAAATAGAAGAAAACTTGATTACTTTAAATGCTGATTTTCTTAAAACACACCCCGATTTTGAAGTCCTTTCTGTAGACGACATGTTTGCAACCTTAGAAGAATTTGTGGGGCACGAGATTAAAAGAGACTAA
- a CDS encoding phospholipase D-like domain-containing protein, which translates to MKSQAYFEKIHKQIEIRLQESHTSIRIAVAWFTDAKLFDILCEKAKEGIQVELLMANHEINHDSNIKSRDLITNGGQIFWIGKDTAYAPLMHNKFCVIDNTILIFGSYNWTQKAKSNHESITVIEEDFNLILDFNQEFDKIKDKYYNPNAEIDWIKIVIRLETLVNVIKLEDLEDINYQVDKTKSLIPKNHSDKKLDSLTIILNHCSKKEFSQAVVLIQNFTGEFKKISIYNDPEIPALQLEIRSLEYQISSLSDEKTDIEKNIRSFELKYNEELGGLITKILHYKKVVAEKIAKESREDKQKQQEYEEAKFDYEDFSKSYNDKLNEPKPFVLDEEKQNELKKNYRKATKLCHPDKVTDDQKELATKIFTDLKNAYDNNNLEKVNQILKDLEKGIFKSQGETIDKKDKLKIIRENLIRKRNELEEMLLLIKNTDVFNKINHIKNWDNYFEETKEEFTKILEELKNETTI; encoded by the coding sequence ATGAAATCACAAGCCTACTTCGAAAAAATCCATAAACAAATTGAAATTCGTTTACAAGAATCCCATACAAGTATTAGAATTGCAGTGGCTTGGTTTACAGATGCGAAGTTATTCGATATTCTTTGCGAGAAAGCCAAAGAAGGAATTCAGGTTGAATTACTTATGGCAAATCATGAAATAAATCACGATAGCAATATAAAATCACGAGATTTAATTACAAATGGAGGACAAATATTTTGGATTGGCAAAGACACTGCCTATGCGCCTTTAATGCACAACAAATTTTGTGTAATTGACAATACTATTTTAATTTTTGGTTCTTATAACTGGACACAAAAAGCAAAATCAAATCACGAAAGTATCACTGTGATTGAAGAGGATTTTAACCTCATTTTAGATTTCAATCAGGAATTTGACAAGATAAAAGACAAATATTACAATCCAAATGCGGAAATAGATTGGATTAAGATTGTTATACGATTGGAAACATTAGTAAATGTAATTAAGCTCGAAGATTTAGAAGATATTAATTATCAAGTTGATAAAACCAAAAGTCTTATTCCTAAAAATCATTCAGATAAAAAACTGGACTCATTAACCATTATATTAAATCATTGTTCAAAAAAAGAATTTAGTCAGGCTGTAGTTTTAATTCAAAATTTCACCGGTGAATTCAAAAAGATAAGTATTTACAACGATCCTGAAATTCCTGCTTTACAATTAGAAATTAGAAGTCTTGAATATCAAATTTCAAGTTTGTCAGACGAAAAAACGGATATAGAAAAGAACATCAGAAGTTTTGAATTAAAGTATAATGAAGAATTAGGGGGATTAATTACCAAAATTCTTCATTACAAGAAAGTTGTAGCTGAGAAAATTGCCAAAGAATCAAGGGAAGACAAACAAAAACAGCAAGAATACGAAGAAGCAAAATTTGACTATGAAGATTTTTCAAAGTCATATAACGATAAATTAAACGAGCCAAAACCTTTTGTTTTAGATGAAGAAAAACAAAATGAATTAAAGAAAAATTATCGTAAAGCGACAAAACTTTGTCATCCTGACAAAGTAACGGACGACCAAAAAGAATTGGCAACCAAAATATTTACCGATTTAAAAAACGCTTACGATAATAATAATCTTGAAAAAGTAAATCAAATTTTAAAAGATTTAGAAAAAGGAATTTTCAAATCGCAAGGTGAAACTATAGATAAGAAAGATAAACTTAAAATAATTAGAGAAAATTTAATTCGCAAACGTAATGAGCTAGAAGAAATGTTATTATTAATCAAGAATACTGATGTTTTCAACAAGATAAACCATATTAAAAATTGGGATAATTATTTTGAGGAAACAAAAGAAGAATTTACAAAAATTCTTGAAGAACTAAAAAACGAAACAACTATTTAG